The DNA region tatatatatatatatatatatatatatatatatatatatatatatatatatatatatatatagttttaatagttttaataactcatttctaatagctgatttgcTTTCTTTACCATGattacagtacattatattttactagatgtttttcaagactctagttttcagcttaaagtgacatttaaaggcttaactaggtaaacaATTGTAGGCTAACTAGGCAAGTTTTGGTAATTAAGCAAGTCTGTAGACAATTAAAGGGGGtctatattgaccttaaaaaggtttaaaaacaattaaaagctgcttttattctagccaaaataaatttacaaaactttatccacaagaaaaacaatgttaCTTTGTTGAAcgttatttgggaaatatattaatttaaaattctgacttcaactagaCTGTAGACTGTACAtctgtgcaatttttttttgccatgctAATAGTTTATTTTCGACCTTCTTGAAAATAGGCTATGTAAATAAGAGAATAATAGTGAATATTATATCTTGACTTTTGGGTGTTTGACTGGGGCCGAACATTTGGTGCTACTCCTTTGGTAGATATAGCTGTTTACAACAGACtgcaattaaatgttaaatatgggTGAACTAATTAGcagggattttttatttttttatttgtcagcaGGTTCAAATGAGGGGTTTTCTTAAAACGCCAAACTGGGTATTTAAACTCCAGCCTAAAACCACAACTATAGGAAGACACAAAGACTCTGACCTCTGTCTACAGGTATTAACCCATATTGTCTCCAGTGTTTCCACTCAATATGTCATTTCAATTGGTTATTGATTtagtatttaattattcattctgaTTAGCAGATGATTTAATGTTGGATATGAAAGGCCAATTCCTGCTGGATGAATCACTTGAGAGGACAGTCTTTAAGTGTTTGTCATCTCATGTACTCAGAACAGTGGGGTGGATGAATATCATGCCACTATTGACTGGTGTGAAGCGGACAGCTGCTATGTTATCCGTGACTTAAACTCAGCACACGGGACATACGTTAATGACTGCCGGATCCACAATGCAACAGTGCGTCTCTCTCCAGGAGACCAGCTTCACTTTGGCTATGGAGGATCAACCTATGAGCTGTCCATTGACAACGAGAAATCAGTAAAATTAGCAGTATATTTGaacctttgttgttgtttttggaaaTATAATGGAAGATATAGCAATTAAttctttctaataaataatatgatatttttatattaaataatataataaataacattcaaATCTTTATAATGAAAAAACTTTTCCTAAACAGTTTCCTCATTTGGCTGCTCAGTCTCCAGTTCCACAGGCCTGGCCACGAGTTCGGACTACCTCTGTTTCACCCCATCCTCCAACCAGACCTCGTCCTATGAGTGCCGGAATGAAACGGGGTTCCACTACAACTGATCGAAAAACTCAATCTAGTAGACCAGGTAGCAGcctttttctttagttttaagaaaaatatatttattgtcagTCCAAGTTAAGTATTTTATGATAGAAAGAAAATGGGTAAAACAAGCTATTGCCAAATAAGGGTTATTCttgataaataattaatatttttataaattatatattttttaatgattaaaattgtaaagtataattaaaaaaattacattttttaaattacaacaaTCAAATAACTAATAAAAGTTTAAGAGTTTTAGTTaagtactggaaaaaaaaatgtaattgaggTAAAACTGAAACTTAAAAACGATATACTTAAAAATGCATACTATTATTAAAAATCAACCTGACATGAAAAAAACTACGTTCAAATCTAATTCAAAATATGTCCAGTATAAAACCTAAAGCAGTACAgttccataaaaaaataaaataaaaaaattcaaaccgGCACCAAACGGATGGATCCTCATGGGAACCTCTGCTTCAACAACTTTTCATGTTTTGTATCTAAATGTAAACTTCAACAAACTTTTATAGTCTTTTTAgtgaattgtattatattatataaatatttctgaCCTTGTATATGCAGTCAAGTCCAAAATTATTCACACCCACTGGGTCCGTATATCTCCTGGAGTCTACATCAAAAACTGTCAGAGCAGAGATCATGATTggacatgggacgataaccattttcaagtaTACCCCGGTttggaaagtcaaggttttaaaactgccaaaattttctgtttAACCGTTCCTTAgttatgtgatttttttatttacgtttttttttaaattagttttttaggacaacagtatctccagcaaaacacattctgttttaaattgtacagaaatctgttgtttttgaaacaaataaagacagcagagTGATTGATAtagtgatttatttgaattatttagcctgacatcccAGCTGGCACATAACATCATAGACAATAATTTTAGGTAGATGTAGGTCGTAATGtttggtgaccaaaattcaatgttttgccagcatctaaggacaaagtTAATTTGACGTTCAAAAACGATGTCAAATGATTTTaatattaggttgattttaggttgtgttggaaagtgaccaaaatctaatgttgagccaacatcttaaaccaacgtcacattgatgtcaaatactgacatttattcattaggtatggcaaccaaaatccaacatctgatagacgtcatagttgGTTAACATCAACACAttttcaagctgtaacatcattagatgttgatatttggatgATTTTAGAATATGACATTATGTTTACATTATGTGGCTGCTGggatgtttactgttccaaaatatttgaaatgtttctcaaaataaaatgttttgtgttcaaattggaaaaaaagtttttgtttttttacccagacatttaaaaagaatatattttagagcagtaatcacaataccgtgaaactgatatttttatccaacgTTATTGTACTGTCAGAATCTTTTACTGGGCCATGACTTCCCTTGATacagtttaaaaatataaactgAAAACACCTAAAAATCCAAAGCTACAggctattttttttacagtgcagaatatTTTAGACAATGTTTTCCTTTGTTTActattcaactgtatatgttttgcAGGAAGCTGGAGTGCTAACAGAGGATGTAATCTCAGAAGTATAACTCAACCTAACATTTCTCAAAACATCCAATGCCTTCCTATGGACGAGGTGATCAACatccagttaaaaaaaaacaccttgctGTGTACACATAAGCAGACacctcattttaatgtttaatttctgCTTTTTGGTGTCAACTGCCTTCCAGTCATTTTTAGCTGCAGAAAACCCCAGCTTTTTTTCGGTTTAAAAATAAGGACTGACCCTTTGCTTGACCATCCATGCTACTGATATGCCTAAATAATACCCTGTTCTTCCTCAGGAGGAGAGCTTGCATAGCCTTGGAGAGGGACATATTCGTGTGTCTCTGTGCTTTGACGATGAGTCCCAGAGGAAGAATGATGCGATCGCGGCCCTGAAGGAGGAAGTGTCAGCTCTCAAGAGCCAGCTGTCTCAGAAGAAGCAGGGTGATCCAGATGTCACACACAGACTTCTCTGCCTGGAGAGTGACATCAAAGAGAAAAGGGATCAGATACAGCAGCTAAAGGAGCAGGTGTGGTAGAACATGTTTTGCTTTCTTACTTTACACTGTGTGTAGTTTTGTGATTGTAATGGATAATGGGATTGTGGGTAATTTTTATCTTAAATTGGTGTGTACATTAATTTCGCTTTTATTTACATTCAGAAGGTTTATTCCAAATAGCATATTCAC from Danio rerio strain Tuebingen ecotype United States chromosome 8, GRCz12tu, whole genome shotgun sequence includes:
- the fhad1 gene encoding forkhead-associated domain-containing protein 1, giving the protein MRGFLKTPNWVFKLQPKTTTIGRHKDSDLCLQNSGVDEYHATIDWCEADSCYVIRDLNSAHGTYVNDCRIHNATVRLSPGDQLHFGYGGSTYELSIDNEKSSPVPQAWPRVRTTSVSPHPPTRPRPMSAGMKRGSTTTDRKTQSSRPGSWSANRGCNLRSITQPNISQNIQCLPMDEEESLHSLGEGHIRVSLCFDDESQRKNDAIAALKEEVSALKSQLSQKKQGDPDVTHRLLCLESDIKEKRDQIQQLKEQMLELQRCSGEMLEQTVTERDQKISALLEQMDKLRRQNSSSTALVSSLQRDLSAREKQALKLAAEVDKLRQDVRRREAKLSGIMDKVPASLSFYSCSAL